DNA from Mesorhizobium loti R88b:
CGGCCAGTCCCTGTTCAGGAACGATGCGAACGGCAAGGCCGGCGCCTCGGTCCGGCCAAGGCCAAGGGCGACATCGAGCAGGATCAGCGCATCGATGCGATCCGGGGCCGAGAAGGCGGCTTCGATCACGCCACCGCCGCCATAGGAGTGGACGCCGACGCTGAAATGGCGAAGGCCGAGCGCGTCGGCAAAACCGAGGACGCGCCTGGCGTGGGCGGCGCGAGAATAGTCCTGATCGGCCGGCCTTTCCGAATAGCCGAAGGGCGGCATGTCGGGCGCTATCACGCGAAAGCCCCGTTCTCCCAAGGGTGCCGCGATATCGCGGTAGGTCTCGGCCCACGAGGCCGTCCCGTGGAACAGAAGCAGCGGCGGTCCGTCGGCCGGGCCCCAGACCTGATAGTGCATCTTCAGCCCGTTGACGGTCACGAATAGCGCGCCGGCCGGCGCTGCCTCCTGCGGCGACAGGTTTTCGCGCAAGGCCGCAGCGCAGCGAAAGCCAACGAGCGCGACAACGATCAGCACGACCAGCGTGAGCGCGAACCAGCCGACAATCCGGATCAGTCGACGCATGGCCGTCTGCCGTTTCAGTAGTCGTAGACGTGTTCGAGCTTCGCGCCTGCCTTCATGAGCGATGGCAGCACCAGATGCAGCTTGCGCACGGCCACCACCATGCCGGTGCGGCGCGTCGAGGGGTCGGCCGGCAAGGGATAGCTGAACAGGATGCGCATGCCTTCGGGCACGGCGATCGAGTCGGTCGAGAGCATGGTGACCATGATCTCGTCATTGCCGCCGATCTCGACGAAGGAGACGCCCTTGTCGATCAGGCGCGGGATCATGTCGGTGAACGCCTGATAGCGCTTGGTGACGAAGATGGTGCCCTCGGTGCCGTAGTCACGTTCCAGCAAGGTGTCGGGTTCGTTGCGGGTGGCTTCGCCGACCGGGCCCTTGGCCCAGACATGGACATCGAGCAAGGCCGGGTCTGAGGTGGCGGCGAGCGCCTGTTTGATCAGGTCGGCATAGCCCTGCTTGATGGTGTCGGCGAGACCGAAGGCGAGCTTGCGTTCGCTGGTGCGGATGGAACTGTCTCCCGGCGCCGGCTGTATGGCGAACAGGCCGGCGCGCTTCTCGGCATACGGGAACTGGTACCACGGCACCTGGTCGAGAAAGCTTGCATAGTCTGCCGCCACCTTGGCCTGGTAGATGTCGGCGGCGGTGCGCTTGGTTGCGGTCGCCTCGGTGATGCGGCCGACCGTGTTCTCATAGGCCCATTGCAGGATGTGCTCGATCGAATGGCTGGTGCCGATGATGACCAGCATCTGGTGGTTTGCATAGTTGAACTTGTAGGGAGAACTGGCGCGGATCACCGTCGCGTAGTCCTGCCAGAAGCGGCCGACATAGGACCAGTAGGGAAAGCCGCTCGGCTGGTCCTTGGCGACGAAGCCGGCATATTCGCGCGCGGCGTAGACGATCGCCCATTCCGGATAGGTGAGGAAGGTCGATTCCTCCGGCCGCTGATAGCCGGGGATTTCGGCGCGCACCTTGTCGGCCAGCGCCTTGGGTGGCGCGCAGTCGGCGATGCCGGGCAGGGGTGACTTGTCGAGCGACTGCGTGGTCAGGAAGCCGTAGCTCAGCCCGGCGATCGGGATGAGGATGACGATGACGATCAGCCAGATAATCGTCTTGATAAGGCGCTTCAGCCAGCGGAACAGGAACATGGCCGGTCAGGCCGTGGCGAAGTGGTCATAGATGCGCTTCGACAGCCAGAAGCCGACATAGACGGCGAAGCCGCCAATGACGATGTGCGGCAGATTGGCGAAGAAGCGGGTGGGGAATTCGATGTCGTTGAGGGAGCGGAAGCCGTTGATGAAGATGCCGGCATCGAGACAGCCGGAGCCGGTGATCAGCCCGAGCACGCCGTCGAACAGGTAGACCGAGCCGAACAGCTTGAAATAGAACACTGCCTGACGGTGCGAAATGAAGGCCGCGGCCAGCGCCCAGACGCCGGAGAAGGCATGCAGCAGGTCGTCGTACCATTGCAGCGAGAACAAGCCGAACAGATTGCCATTGGCATCGTTGAAGGCCGGTATGTAACCGATGGCGACGACGCCGAAGAACAGGAAGGCGTAGGCAACGGCAAGCTTCTGGATGAGCGTCATGAAGTATCCCCCTTCAAAGAGCCCATTTGCAAACGCTACTCTCCCGGTCGCCTGACGCGGTTTTCTGCGCTTCCGATGCTCACGGACCCAAACGTCCGCTGCGCTTCGGTTCTCGAAAGCCACGCCATCCGACTCGGCAGAGCGCGTTTTCAAACGGACTCCGACGTCGAACGTTAGCCGATTTTGGCGCCGGTTGCAGCCCCAACCGAAAACACCGTAAAAATTGTGGGGAATAGCCACAAGACAGTCGGCGCCGGGATTTCTCCCAGCGCCTCCCTGTCAGATCAGGACACGGTCGCGGCAGCAACTTCCGTAAAGTCGTCGCGCCATGCCGGCCTTGATTTTGACGGTCCTGCCAGCCACCGCCCGAAAGCAGCGTCCGTTCCAGACCACGCTGGTCTTGGCCCTTGCGGGCTTTGCCCTGCGCGCCATCGAAGGTTTTTGCCGTCCTTCATGGCAGCATCGGTCCGCCGTCGGCGTTGGCACGCTTTCCGCGGCCCCGTAGGTCTCGGCTACCGTCCCTCGAACAGGCAAGCCTGCTCTCGCTTCGGGCCGTACGGGCCTCAGGAAATCCGCCTTTCACTTCGCCTTTCGGCTTGATGATTGGTAGCCGCCTGAGATGGGTTAAACTTACGCCGGGTAAGGGTCTTGGGGAATGGCCCCAGGCCTGTGGATAGCGGGATTATCGGGGATCGTTTGCCACGAGCCCCGGAATTTCCGTGCCGGCTGCTTTAGACAGCCCGCCCGCTTTTTCGCGTACAGCCGACAGCGCCCCTTGCTCCACCGGCGGGCGCGATGTTGAATGCCGGCAAAGGATCGGGCCTGAACGTCCGGCGCCGGGGAGAGCGGGTATTTGAAAGTCGGGGTGGTACTCAATCCGATTGCCGGTGGCGGCCGGCTGAAACGGCATTGGCCCGAGGTTGCCGCCTCGCTGAAAAAGCATTTTGGCGATTTCGAGCTGCGCGAGACGCAAGCCGAGGGCGATGCCGAACGGCTGGCCATCGACCTCGCCGTCAGCGGCTTCGATCTGGTGATCGCCGCCGGCGGGGACGGCACGGCGAGCGAGGTGGCCGACGGGCTGCTGCAGGCATCCGAAGAGAGCGGCAAGACGACCGAGCTTGGCCTGCTGCCATGCGGCACGGGTATCGATTTCGCGCGCGGCCTCGGCCTGCCGAAGGAGGTGGACGCGACTCTGAAGCAGATTGCCGGCGCCAAGCCTCGCAAGGTCGATGCCGGCCGCATCTGTTACATAGACGACCATGGCGCGCTGGCCAGCCGTCACTTCATCAACATTGCCAGCCTCGGCCTCTCAGGTGCGACGGACCGCGCGGTCAATGCCGACAAGCGCAAGGGCAAGATGTCGGCCAAGGTTCTGTTCCTGTGGCGCACCGTGGTCGAGTTCATCCGCTACCGTTTCCAGGATGTGCGGATCACCGTCGATGATGGCGCCCCGGTCGAGGCGCGCATGGCGCTGGTTGCGGTGGCCAATGGCAAATTCTTCGGCGGCGGCATGATGATCGCGCCGGATGCCGAACTGACCGACGGGCAATTCGACATCGTCATCCTGCGCGCGGCGGGCAAGCTGAAGCTGATCTGGGATATCCGCCTGCTCTATGGCGGCCGGCATCGCAGCCATCCGGCAATCACCATCCTGCGCGGTATGAAAGTGGTTGTGGAACCGCTCGGCGATGTCGAGAAGAATGGCGCACTGGTCGACATAGACGGCGAGTCGCCCGGACGCATACCGGCGACCTTCGAGATCCTGCCGGGCGCGCTGACGCTCAGATATTGAGTCGCTCGCTAAGCCGCTTTGATCACCGTCGCGGCGAGGTAGAGCGCCAGCACGACGAAGATGAACAGGTCCGAAATCATGGCGATATTCTCGTTGGTGTTGCGGTTGCCATTGCGCGTATGCAAGGCGCCCGCCAGACCATAGAACA
Protein-coding regions in this window:
- a CDS encoding alpha/beta fold hydrolase, with the translated sequence MRRLIRIVGWFALTLVVLIVVALVGFRCAAALRENLSPQEAAPAGALFVTVNGLKMHYQVWGPADGPPLLLFHGTASWAETYRDIAAPLGERGFRVIAPDMPPFGYSERPADQDYSRAAHARRVLGFADALGLRHFSVGVHSYGGGGVIEAAFSAPDRIDALILLDVALGLGRTEAPALPFASFLNRDWPRQLLTASTFTNPLMTGPGLRNFIENDDLVTAEREAIYRRPLNVRGTTDAVGHWLFSGLYNDERKSLAANKANYRAFRPPVLVIWGRDDTTTPLDQGEEIASLFPRAELAVLDGVNHIPQVERPRDVVRLIANFLARTALSAQ
- a CDS encoding diacylglycerol/lipid kinase family protein, with amino-acid sequence MKVGVVLNPIAGGGRLKRHWPEVAASLKKHFGDFELRETQAEGDAERLAIDLAVSGFDLVIAAGGDGTASEVADGLLQASEESGKTTELGLLPCGTGIDFARGLGLPKEVDATLKQIAGAKPRKVDAGRICYIDDHGALASRHFINIASLGLSGATDRAVNADKRKGKMSAKVLFLWRTVVEFIRYRFQDVRITVDDGAPVEARMALVAVANGKFFGGGMMIAPDAELTDGQFDIVILRAAGKLKLIWDIRLLYGGRHRSHPAITILRGMKVVVEPLGDVEKNGALVDIDGESPGRIPATFEILPGALTLRY